The following coding sequences lie in one Apium graveolens cultivar Ventura chromosome 3, ASM990537v1, whole genome shotgun sequence genomic window:
- the LOC141714143 gene encoding uncharacterized protein LOC141714143, with amino-acid sequence MALQYPILFPNGEDGYHDKILFQSAPPDSTKGRDFISMKDYYSYQLQVRENEGKSVILPAGFVVSKRYMQQNFQDALAVCRHVGHPDIFLTMTCNSMWDEIQQMMKFVPGCKAPNCPDIISRVFKLKLDQLTTDIEKKNSPGHVMEKRGLSHVHMLIWLDSASKKNLKLNVDKFVSAEIPDPIKDPVGYAAVKAFMIHGPCGLQNPKSPCMNKCKCIRHFPKRYCDRTIFDESGFPIYMQKKQATIVCKGKADLDHQWVVPFNHDLLVKYQCHMNIKICCHARSLKYLFKYCLKGHDMATVEVRGRRRKQNTQNNGDCNDEIQAYFDGRYVCGAEASYRIFGFPIHIRTLSVERLPFHLPGQKSCTFREGDSLTTVADREKERKSKLELFFIEYI; translated from the exons ATGGCCCTTCAATATCCCATTCTATTTCCTAATGGCGAGGATGGTTATCATGATAAAATTCTATTTCAAAGTGCTCCTCCAGATTCCACCAAAGGTCGTGATTTTATATCGATGAAGGATTACTACTCCTATCAATTACAAGTTCGAGAAAATGAAG GTAAAAGTGTAATTCTACCTGCTGGCTTTGTTGTGTCTAAACGCTACATGCAACAAAATTTTCAAGACGCTTTGGCTGTTTGTCGGCATGTTGGGCATCCCGATATCTTTTTGACAATGACTTGTAATTCAATGTGGGATGAAATTCAACAAATGATGAAGTTTGTTCCTGGTTGTAAAGCTCCCAACTGTCCAGATATTATTTCTAGAGTTTTTAAACTCAAATTAGATCAACTTACCACTGACATTGAGAAGAAAAATTCTCCGGGACATGTAATGGAG AAAAGAGGTCTTTCGCACGTGCATATGTTAATATGGCTTGACAGTGCTTCGAAGAAGAACTTGAAACTCAATGTTGACAAATTTGTTTCCGCGGAGATTCCAGACCCGATCAAAGATCCTGTTGGATATGCTGCAGTGAAGGCTTTTATGATCCATGGACCATGTGGTCTGCAAAATCCAAAGTCTCCTTGCATGAACAAATGTAAATGTATAAGACATTTTCCTAAAAG GTACTGTGATAGAACTATCTTTGATGAAAGTGGATTTCCCATCTATATGCAAAAAAAACAAGCTACAATTGTCTGCAAAGGCAAGGCTGATTTAGACCATCAATGGGTTGTACCATTCAACCATGATTTATTGGTAAAGTATCAATGTCACATGAACATTAAAATTTGTTGTCATGCTCGCAGCttgaaatatttatttaaatattgtCTCAAAGGACATGATATGGCTACTGTGGAGGTCAGAGGGAGAAGAAGGAAGCAAAATACTCAAAATAATGGTGACTGTAATGATGAAATTCAAGCCTACTTTGATGGGAGATATGTTTGTGGTGCTGAAGCGAGTTATCGGATATTTGGTTTTCCTATACACATTAGAACTCTTTCGGTGGAGCGTCTACCATTCCATTTGCCAGGCCAAAAGAGTTGTACTTTCCGCGAAGGTGACTCTTTAACAACTGTTGCTGATAGAGAAAAAGAGCGAAAGAGCAAATTAGAACTTTTTTTTATTGAATACATTTGA